The Thermoanaerobaculia bacterium nucleotide sequence CGACGCTCGAGATGCCGTAAGGTGGACGGCGGCCCCGGACCGGCCGGCGGCGGCCGGTCGAAAGGAAACGCGATGCAGAAGATCACTCCATTTCTCTGGTTCGACGATCAGGCCGAGGAGGCGGCCCACTTCTACGTCTCCGTGTTTCGGCGATCGAAGATCGGGACCATCAGCCGCGCGGGCGAAGAGGGTCCCGACGGGAAGAAGAAAGCGCTCGTCGTCACGTTCGAGCTCGAGGAACAGACGTTCATGGCGTTGAACGGCGGCCCGCGGTACCACTTCACCCCCGCGCTCTCGCTTCTCGTCCATACCGACAGCCAGGAAGAGATCGACGATCTCTGGGAGAAGCTCTCGGCGGGCGGACGAAAGGACCGGTGCGGCTGGCTCCAGGACCGCTACGGACTCTCCTGGCAGATCGTCCCGCGAGCGCTCGGGGAGATGATGTCGGACCCGGATCCCCGGAAATCGAAGAGGGTGATGGGCGCGCTCCTCGGGATGGACCGGATCGTCATCGAAGACCTGCGGCGCGCCTATCTCAGCGAC carries:
- a CDS encoding VOC family protein, which encodes MQKITPFLWFDDQAEEAAHFYVSVFRRSKIGTISRAGEEGPDGKKKALVVTFELEEQTFMALNGGPRYHFTPALSLLVHTDSQEEIDDLWEKLSAGGRKDRCGWLQDRYGLSWQIVPRALGEMMSDPDPRKSKRVMGALLGMDRIVIEDLRRAYLSDEDDTGPVVRM